The Microbacterium paraoxydans genome includes a window with the following:
- a CDS encoding NAD(P)-dependent alcohol dehydrogenase: MTETMPAWTRETYGPAAGTARTRQPVPQPHRGEVVLRVQATALNAGDVRLLLGDPLLVRPFFGLTRPKNPVRGLDVAGTVVAVGADVVNAELGELVVGELQGGGGLASHARIAADRVVPVPPDVTPEAAACLPIAGGTAWQALDAAGVGLRHRAQRVLVIGASGGVGTFAVQLAALRGAEVWATCGARNALLLERLGAVRTLDHRTSPLTHLPSSRFDAVIDIAGGVPIRELQRLVRPGGRVVLVTGDGGRVFGPVPRMIRAAVLSLRGPRVVSLTATSRPEVLTKLLELVEEGHLVPVIERTYPFDEAVSALAHVEAGHTVGKVVVTQREG; the protein is encoded by the coding sequence ATGACCGAGACGATGCCCGCCTGGACTCGCGAGACGTACGGCCCGGCCGCCGGGACAGCACGGACCCGGCAGCCCGTCCCCCAGCCGCATCGGGGCGAGGTCGTGCTGCGCGTGCAGGCCACCGCCCTCAACGCCGGCGACGTGCGGCTGCTCCTCGGCGACCCGCTGCTGGTCCGGCCGTTCTTCGGGCTCACCCGCCCCAAGAACCCGGTGCGCGGGCTCGACGTCGCCGGCACCGTCGTGGCGGTCGGCGCGGACGTGGTGAACGCCGAGCTCGGCGAACTCGTCGTCGGGGAGCTGCAGGGCGGCGGCGGCCTCGCCTCCCACGCCCGCATCGCGGCTGACCGCGTCGTGCCCGTCCCGCCCGACGTGACACCCGAGGCGGCTGCGTGCCTGCCGATCGCCGGAGGCACCGCGTGGCAGGCGCTCGACGCCGCCGGGGTGGGGTTGCGCCACCGTGCGCAGCGGGTCCTCGTGATCGGAGCGTCCGGCGGCGTGGGGACCTTCGCCGTGCAGCTCGCGGCGCTCCGCGGGGCCGAGGTCTGGGCGACGTGCGGCGCGCGCAACGCCCTCCTGCTGGAACGCCTCGGAGCCGTGCGCACGCTCGACCACCGCACGTCTCCGCTCACGCATCTGCCCTCCTCCCGGTTCGACGCCGTCATCGACATCGCGGGAGGTGTGCCGATCCGCGAGCTGCAGCGCCTCGTCCGCCCGGGTGGCCGCGTGGTGCTCGTGACCGGCGACGGCGGACGCGTGTTCGGCCCGGTGCCGCGGATGATCCGCGCCGCCGTGCTCTCGCTCCGCGGACCCCGGGTGGTGTCGCTCACGGCGACCTCGCGCCCCGAGGTCCTCACGAAGCTGCTCGAGCTCGTGGAGGAGGGGCATCTGGTTCCGGTGATCGAGCGCACGTATCCGTTCGACGAGGCGGTGTCCGCGCTCGCGCACGTCGAGGCCGGGCACACGGTCGGCAAGGTCGTGGTGACGCAGCGCGAGGGCTGA
- the ddaH gene encoding dimethylargininase codes for MSTPETAVTTAPTRTAHRRHYLMCRPEHFTVNYSINPWMEPSRPTDTANAVAQWQKLYDLYVELGHEVELIEPLPGYPDMVYTANGGFLIDGRAYVPEFRFVERQGEAPAFADWFRAAGYDTVMPKEVNEGEGDFLLVGDVILAGTGFRSTGDSHREVGEVFGREVVSLNLTDPRFYHLDTAIAVLDPVQGVENGGPERANIAYLPGAFDDASRAELERRFPDAILVSDEDGAVFGLNSSSDGYNVIISPRAKGFEQQLRERGYNPITVDLSELLLGGGGIKCCTLELRGAK; via the coding sequence ATGTCGACGCCGGAGACCGCCGTCACCACCGCCCCCACGCGCACCGCGCACCGCCGCCACTACCTGATGTGCCGTCCCGAGCACTTCACGGTGAACTACTCCATCAATCCGTGGATGGAGCCGTCGCGGCCGACCGACACCGCCAACGCGGTCGCCCAGTGGCAGAAGCTCTATGACCTGTACGTCGAGCTCGGCCACGAGGTCGAGCTCATCGAGCCGCTCCCCGGCTACCCGGACATGGTCTACACGGCCAACGGCGGCTTCCTCATCGACGGGCGCGCCTATGTGCCGGAGTTCCGGTTCGTCGAGCGGCAGGGGGAGGCCCCGGCCTTCGCCGACTGGTTCCGTGCCGCCGGCTATGACACGGTGATGCCGAAGGAGGTCAACGAGGGCGAGGGCGACTTCCTGCTCGTCGGCGATGTGATCCTCGCCGGCACGGGCTTCCGCTCCACCGGTGACAGCCACCGCGAGGTCGGCGAGGTCTTCGGTCGCGAGGTCGTGTCGCTCAACCTCACCGACCCGCGCTTCTACCACCTGGACACCGCGATCGCGGTGCTCGACCCCGTGCAGGGCGTGGAGAACGGCGGCCCCGAGCGGGCGAACATCGCCTACCTCCCCGGGGCCTTCGACGACGCCAGCCGTGCCGAGCTGGAGAGGCGCTTCCCGGACGCGATCCTCGTGTCGGACGAGGACGGCGCGGTGTTCGGCCTGAACTCCTCGAGCGACGGCTACAACGTCATCATCTCGCCGCGGGCGAAGGGCTTCGAGCAGCAGCTCCGCGAGCGCGGCTACAACCCGATCACCGTCGACCTCTCCGAGCTCCTCCTCGGCGGCGGCGGCATCAAGTGCTGCACGCTCGAGCTGCGGGGTGCGAAGTGA
- a CDS encoding MarR family winged helix-turn-helix transcriptional regulator produces the protein MSASDDSLHLTATDLRMATFRLARRLRCARAADMMSDTQLAVLADLRMNGRRTISTLAERERVTAPSMTSIVNGLEEQGYVARTPDEDDRRRVQVDITPAGVEIVVETIRRRDVLLADMLREVDYTEEELATLREASALMRRAVER, from the coding sequence ATGTCTGCGTCCGATGATTCCCTGCACCTCACCGCCACAGACCTCCGCATGGCCACGTTCCGGCTCGCCCGCCGGCTCCGCTGCGCCCGTGCCGCCGACATGATGAGCGACACCCAGCTCGCCGTCCTCGCCGACCTCCGCATGAACGGTCGGCGCACGATCTCCACCCTCGCCGAGCGCGAGCGCGTGACCGCCCCCTCGATGACGAGCATCGTGAACGGCCTGGAGGAGCAGGGCTATGTCGCCCGCACCCCTGACGAGGACGACCGCCGCCGCGTGCAGGTGGACATCACCCCCGCCGGCGTCGAGATCGTCGTCGAGACCATCCGCCGCCGTGACGTGCTGCTGGCCGACATGCTCCGCGAGGTCGACTACACCGAGGAGGAGCTGGCGACGCTGCGAGAAGCGAGCGCCCTGATGCGGAGGGCGGTGGAGCGATGA
- a CDS encoding MFS transporter, translated as MFRSFANINYRIWFAGALVSNVGGWMQATAQDWVVLTELTDNDATAMGVTMALQFGPPLVLVSLTGWVADRFDRRKILLTTQTALLALAIAVGSLLLAGVMTLPMMLTFALGFGIVNAFDAPARQAFVSDMVSATETSNAVALNSASFNLARMIGPAVGGLLIVAIGSGWVFIVNAATFLAMIVALLLMRTHLLAPRPKNRNRGGLAEGFRYVWARSDLKVVFVTVFLIGAFGMNFPIFASTMALEFGAGADGYGVLSSVLAIGSLIGALLAARRDRARVRVVILAAGGFGIAAFVSAAMPTYLSYAVTLTFTGFMIVTLLTTANGYVQITTDPALRGRVLALYMAVIMGSTPVGAPIAGWVADAFGPRAAIMLGGTAGFIACAIGVTWVLTSGRLRREESSRFRLTLDETRPLRVVQAVEPVDYTEKAAATTPIRLPRRDGE; from the coding sequence ATGTTCCGTTCCTTCGCGAACATCAACTACCGGATCTGGTTCGCCGGAGCCCTCGTGTCGAACGTCGGCGGGTGGATGCAGGCCACCGCGCAGGACTGGGTCGTGCTGACCGAGCTCACCGACAACGACGCGACCGCGATGGGCGTCACCATGGCGCTGCAGTTCGGCCCTCCCCTGGTGCTCGTGAGCCTGACCGGCTGGGTCGCGGATCGCTTCGACCGGCGGAAGATCCTCCTGACCACGCAGACCGCGCTCCTCGCCCTTGCGATCGCCGTGGGCTCGCTTCTGCTCGCCGGGGTGATGACCCTGCCGATGATGCTCACCTTCGCCCTCGGATTCGGCATCGTCAACGCCTTCGACGCCCCCGCGCGGCAGGCCTTCGTGTCGGACATGGTGTCTGCGACGGAGACCTCCAACGCCGTGGCGCTCAACTCCGCCTCCTTCAACCTCGCCCGCATGATCGGCCCCGCGGTCGGCGGTCTGCTCATCGTCGCGATCGGCTCCGGCTGGGTGTTCATCGTCAACGCCGCGACCTTCCTCGCCATGATCGTCGCGCTGCTGCTCATGCGCACGCACCTGCTCGCACCGCGGCCCAAGAACCGCAACCGCGGCGGCCTCGCCGAGGGATTCCGGTACGTCTGGGCGCGCAGCGACCTCAAGGTCGTGTTCGTGACGGTGTTCCTCATCGGCGCGTTCGGCATGAACTTCCCGATCTTCGCCTCGACCATGGCGCTGGAGTTCGGAGCCGGCGCCGACGGGTACGGGGTGCTGAGCTCGGTGCTCGCGATCGGGTCCCTGATCGGCGCCCTCCTCGCCGCGCGTCGGGACCGGGCGAGGGTGCGCGTGGTGATCCTCGCGGCGGGCGGCTTCGGGATCGCGGCCTTCGTCTCGGCCGCGATGCCCACCTACCTCTCCTATGCGGTCACGCTCACGTTCACCGGCTTCATGATCGTGACGCTGCTGACGACGGCCAACGGCTACGTGCAGATCACGACGGATCCGGCACTGCGCGGCCGCGTGCTCGCCCTCTACATGGCCGTCATCATGGGATCGACTCCGGTCGGGGCGCCGATCGCCGGCTGGGTCGCCGACGCGTTCGGCCCTCGTGCCGCCATCATGCTCGGCGGGACCGCCGGTTTCATCGCGTGCGCGATCGGGGTGACCTGGGTGCTCACGTCCGGGCGTCTGCGCCGTGAGGAGAGCAGCCGCTTCCGGCTGACGCTCGACGAGACCCGGCCGCTGCGGGTCGTGCAGGCGGTCGAGCCGGTCGACTACACGGAGAAGGCGGCGGCGACCACGCCCATCCGGCTGCCGCGCCGCGACGGCGAGTGA
- the rocD gene encoding ornithine--oxo-acid transaminase, protein MEQTADASTDSATQGAGSVHAEPHVAHNYHPLPVMIARGEGAWVTDVEGKRYLDLLAAYSAVNFGHRHPALVAALTEQLGRVTLVSRAFQSDTLEPFAAALAELCGKELVLPMNTGAEAVETGIKVARAWGYRVKGIPEGKARIVVAKGNFHGRTTTIVSFSDDETAHDDFGPYTPGFDRVPFGDAEAIAAAITEDTAGVLVEPIQGEAGVVIPPEGYLRRIREICDEKNVLFIADEIQAGLGRVGETFACDREGVVPDLYLLGKALGGGILPVSAVVGNTDVLGVIRPGEHGSTFGGNPLATAVGLRVVEMLQTGEFQERARALGAHLEQALQPLIGHGVTGVRIAGLWAGVDIDPAIGTGREIAEKLLDRGVLVKDTHGQTIRIAPPLVIRATELDWAVEQLTVVLDA, encoded by the coding sequence ATCGAGCAGACGGCGGACGCTTCGACGGACTCAGCGACCCAGGGGGCGGGCTCCGTCCACGCGGAGCCGCACGTCGCGCACAACTACCACCCGCTGCCGGTGATGATCGCGCGCGGCGAGGGGGCGTGGGTCACCGATGTCGAGGGCAAGCGGTACCTCGACCTGCTCGCGGCGTACTCCGCGGTCAACTTCGGGCACCGGCACCCCGCTCTCGTCGCGGCCCTGACCGAGCAGCTCGGTCGGGTCACGCTCGTCAGCCGGGCGTTCCAGAGCGACACCCTGGAGCCCTTCGCCGCGGCGCTCGCCGAGCTCTGCGGCAAGGAGCTCGTCCTGCCGATGAACACGGGCGCCGAGGCCGTGGAGACCGGCATCAAGGTCGCCAGGGCCTGGGGCTACCGCGTGAAGGGCATCCCCGAGGGGAAGGCGCGGATCGTCGTGGCGAAGGGCAACTTCCACGGCCGCACGACGACGATCGTGAGCTTCAGCGACGACGAGACCGCGCATGACGACTTCGGTCCCTACACGCCGGGCTTCGACCGTGTGCCGTTCGGCGACGCGGAGGCGATCGCCGCGGCCATCACGGAGGACACGGCGGGCGTGCTCGTGGAGCCGATCCAGGGCGAGGCCGGGGTCGTGATCCCGCCGGAGGGGTACCTCCGCCGCATCCGCGAGATCTGCGACGAGAAGAACGTGCTGTTCATCGCCGACGAGATCCAGGCTGGGCTCGGTCGGGTCGGCGAGACGTTCGCGTGCGACCGTGAAGGCGTCGTTCCGGACCTGTACCTGCTGGGCAAGGCGCTCGGCGGCGGCATCCTGCCGGTCTCGGCCGTGGTGGGGAACACGGACGTGCTGGGGGTCATCCGTCCTGGTGAGCACGGCTCCACGTTCGGCGGCAACCCGCTCGCCACGGCCGTCGGCCTCCGCGTGGTGGAGATGCTGCAGACGGGCGAGTTCCAGGAGCGTGCGCGGGCGCTCGGTGCCCACCTCGAGCAGGCGCTGCAGCCGCTGATCGGCCACGGGGTCACGGGTGTGCGCATCGCCGGGCTGTGGGCGGGCGTCGACATCGATCCCGCCATCGGCACCGGCCGCGAGATCGCGGAGAAGCTGCTCGACCGCGGTGTGCTCGTGAAGGACACGCACGGGCAGACCATCCGCATCGCCCCGCCGCTCGTCATCCGGGCCACCGAGCTCGACTGGGCCGTCGAGCAGCTCACGGTGGTACTCGACGCCTGA
- a CDS encoding helix-turn-helix transcriptional regulator, producing the protein MVKPTLVSNTIRAHRERAGLTQAELARTIGVTRQTLIAIEQQKYSPTLELAFQIARAFGAGIDDLFAYPTDPGGAA; encoded by the coding sequence ATGGTCAAGCCCACCCTCGTCTCCAACACCATCCGCGCCCATCGCGAGCGCGCCGGACTCACGCAGGCCGAGCTCGCCCGCACGATCGGGGTCACCAGGCAGACCCTCATCGCGATCGAACAGCAGAAGTACTCGCCGACGCTGGAGCTCGCGTTCCAGATCGCGCGGGCCTTCGGCGCCGGGATCGACGACCTGTTCGCGTATCCGACCGACCCCGGAGGTGCCGCATGA
- a CDS encoding copper homeostasis protein CutC, translated as MTRTIALEIAVQDPAGVRIAAEVGAARVELATALALGGLTPSPATLELALEAAGANGPEVHVLIRPRAGGFHYSADELAVAERDVRHAVAAGAAGVVIGALDGEGRLDRDAMARLRDAAGGAPATLHRAIDVTADPVATLRAARELGLRRVLTSGGASAAIDGIDTLRALVAAAEGQIEVMAGSGVDVASAPVLARAGVDALHFSAKRAVTEDGGVRMGSAFDGVGGYEVTDRDIAFAIRDAIRDALAETDR; from the coding sequence GTGACCCGAACGATCGCTCTCGAAATCGCCGTCCAGGATCCCGCCGGAGTGCGCATCGCCGCCGAGGTCGGCGCCGCTCGCGTCGAGCTCGCCACAGCCCTCGCGCTGGGTGGGCTCACCCCGTCGCCGGCCACCCTGGAGCTCGCGCTCGAAGCCGCGGGGGCGAACGGCCCCGAGGTGCACGTCCTCATCCGTCCGCGTGCCGGCGGCTTCCACTACAGCGCCGACGAGCTGGCCGTCGCCGAACGCGACGTGCGGCACGCGGTCGCGGCGGGGGCCGCGGGAGTGGTGATCGGCGCGCTCGACGGCGAAGGCCGACTGGATCGCGACGCCATGGCCCGGCTGCGGGATGCGGCCGGGGGAGCTCCGGCGACCCTGCACCGCGCGATCGACGTGACCGCCGACCCGGTGGCGACCCTGCGGGCCGCGAGGGAGCTCGGGCTCCGGCGCGTGCTCACCTCCGGAGGGGCGTCCGCGGCGATCGACGGCATCGACACCCTGCGCGCGCTCGTCGCCGCCGCCGAGGGGCAGATCGAGGTGATGGCCGGCAGCGGCGTCGACGTCGCGAGCGCTCCGGTGCTCGCCCGGGCCGGGGTGGACGCCCTCCACTTCTCCGCGAAGCGGGCCGTGACCGAGGACGGCGGCGTGCGCATGGGCTCCGCCTTCGACGGGGTCGGCGGCTACGAGGTGACGGATCGCGACATCGCCTTCGCGATCCGGGACGCCATCCGCGACGCGCTCGCGGAGACCGACCGGTAA